In Streptomyces puniciscabiei, a single genomic region encodes these proteins:
- a CDS encoding type II toxin-antitoxin system VapB family antitoxin translates to MIFKRIGNGRPYPDHGRESTRQWADVAPRPVRLDQLVTTKQQLDLETLLAEDSTFYGDLFAHVVKWQGDLYLEDGLHRAVRAALQQRQVLHARVLELD, encoded by the coding sequence GTGATCTTCAAGCGCATCGGAAACGGCCGGCCGTACCCCGACCACGGCCGGGAAAGCACCCGGCAGTGGGCGGACGTCGCGCCGCGCCCGGTCCGCCTCGATCAGCTCGTGACCACCAAGCAGCAGCTCGACCTGGAGACCCTGCTGGCGGAGGACTCGACGTTCTACGGCGACCTCTTCGCGCACGTCGTGAAGTGGCAGGGCGACCTCTACCTGGAGGACGGGCTGCACCGCGCGGTCCGCGCCGCGCTCCAGCAGCGCCAGGTGCTGCACGCGCGCGTGCTCGAACTCGACTGA
- a CDS encoding HdeD family acid-resistance protein, with protein sequence MTEAPSSGPEWGREYDDRNVHATAPPGERREPEPPFEGPLHALSRAAWQVVLGTGIASLVLGVLVLVWPGASLLAAGVLFGIYLVISGVFQLVAAFGTHRATSLRVLAFISGALSMLLGLFCFRGPMQSILLLALWIGIGWLIRGITQTLAALHDSRMPARGWQICLGVVTFIAGIVLIDSPFRSVAVLTLVAGIWLVAVGIGEIVTAFGIRGRAKAVPHTV encoded by the coding sequence ATGACCGAGGCACCCAGCAGTGGCCCGGAGTGGGGCCGGGAGTACGACGACCGGAATGTGCACGCGACCGCGCCCCCGGGCGAGCGGCGGGAGCCCGAGCCGCCGTTCGAGGGACCGCTGCACGCCCTGTCCCGGGCCGCCTGGCAGGTCGTCCTGGGCACCGGGATCGCCTCACTGGTCCTCGGCGTCCTGGTGCTCGTGTGGCCCGGCGCCTCCCTGCTCGCCGCGGGCGTCCTGTTCGGGATCTACCTCGTGATCAGCGGCGTCTTCCAGCTGGTCGCCGCGTTCGGCACACACCGGGCGACCTCGCTGCGGGTACTGGCGTTCATCAGCGGCGCCCTGTCGATGCTGCTCGGCCTGTTCTGCTTCCGCGGGCCCATGCAGTCGATCCTGCTGCTCGCCCTGTGGATCGGCATCGGCTGGCTGATCCGCGGGATCACCCAGACCCTGGCCGCCCTGCACGACTCGCGGATGCCCGCCCGGGGGTGGCAGATCTGCCTCGGGGTCGTCACCTTCATCGCCGGGATCGTGCTCATCGACTCGCCGTTCCGGTCGGTCGCCGTGCTGACCCTCGTCGCCGGCATCTGGCTGGTCGCGGTGGGCATCGGGGAGATCGTCACCGCGTTCGGCATCCGCGGCCGGGCCAAGGCGGTCCCCCACACGGTGTGA
- a CDS encoding HhH-GPD-type base excision DNA repair protein, producing MDVTLHLAQDRDADALLGRSPLAALTGMLLDQQVPMEWAFKGPRTIADRLGVGAAGDLDAHDIAAMDPEAFAALLAEKPAVHRYPGSMAKRIQQLCQYLVEHYDGDAEAVWRDVPTGTELLERLEDLPGFGKQKAQIFLALLGKQLGVTPKGWREAAGAYGERESFRSVADITGPESLAKVRAHKQEMKAAAKAAKGGGKQG from the coding sequence ATGGACGTCACCCTGCACCTCGCCCAGGACCGCGACGCCGACGCGCTGCTCGGGCGGTCCCCGCTCGCCGCGCTCACCGGCATGCTGCTCGACCAGCAGGTCCCCATGGAGTGGGCGTTCAAGGGTCCCCGGACCATCGCCGACCGGCTCGGCGTCGGAGCGGCCGGAGACCTCGACGCGCACGACATCGCCGCGATGGACCCGGAGGCCTTCGCCGCGCTGCTCGCCGAGAAGCCGGCCGTGCACCGTTACCCGGGCTCGATGGCCAAGCGCATCCAGCAGCTGTGCCAGTACCTCGTCGAGCACTACGACGGGGACGCGGAGGCGGTCTGGCGGGACGTGCCGACCGGTACCGAGCTGCTGGAACGACTGGAGGACCTGCCCGGGTTCGGCAAGCAGAAGGCCCAGATCTTCCTCGCGCTGCTCGGCAAGCAGCTCGGCGTCACGCCGAAGGGCTGGCGGGAGGCCGCGGGGGCGTACGGCGAGCGCGAGTCCTTCCGGTCCGTCGCCGACATCACCGGACCCGAGTCGCTGGCCAAGGTCCGGGCGCACAAACAGGAGATGAAGGCGGCGGCGAAAGCGGCGAAGGGCGGCGGGAAGCAGGGGTGA
- a CDS encoding penicillin acylase family protein — protein MTIETYRDAWGIPHLRASSTLELARAQGRVTALDRAWQLEVERHRSQGTSAAFLGAGALSWDVLARRARLDDTARRCFAALERRDPETADWVRAYVDGVNEGLPAGARRAPEFTRTGLSPAPWQPWTPLGVWLATHLLFAGFPAKLWREQAIRHLGPGAVGLFATDGPGTAGSNGWLVSGARTATGHALIAGDPHRFIEDPGVYQQIRLACPEFDVVGLAVPGVPGIPHFGHTGTVAWAITNAMADYQDLYRERLRRTGAGVQALGPDGHWHRAARHTETVEIAGEPPIETEIIETERGPVIVGGPEGLEARNTASADEDSPLEPGGNPALALRYPPRVTADLGFGALLPLLRARTVRDVDRALDAWAEPVNVVQAADAHGRTLHRVAGRVPVRAQANRLHPVPAWQPGHDWQGWHETPYGPVEDGIAVMANQRGPATPLGVEFAPPHRADRIRALLDARRTWTADAMPVIHTDTHLASAAPLLDQLAALDGLTPAAARLRDRLLAWNRHMDADSTDAAAYAALRGAVVRRLAAHPVFAPLAEPPACPEVLLPWLALVPRLGHALEHLLSAEELYGIDRPAAVRAALEEVAAEPPAGTWSDTHRLAAWRALPYPEGQGDTAPGLAGDHDCVLCTSAVPGLTDRAARGPAARYVWDLADRAGSRWVVPFGADGVPGSPHHHDQLPLWLQGELVPVVTDWALLTPDPTEEIR, from the coding sequence GTGACCATCGAGACCTACCGCGACGCCTGGGGCATCCCCCACCTACGGGCCTCCAGCACCCTCGAACTGGCCCGTGCCCAGGGCCGGGTCACCGCGCTGGACCGCGCCTGGCAGCTGGAGGTCGAACGCCACCGCTCCCAGGGCACCTCGGCCGCCTTCCTCGGCGCCGGCGCCCTCTCCTGGGACGTCCTCGCCCGCCGGGCCCGCCTCGACGACACGGCCCGCCGCTGCTTCGCCGCGCTGGAACGCCGGGACCCGGAGACGGCCGACTGGGTGCGGGCGTACGTCGACGGCGTCAACGAGGGCCTGCCGGCCGGGGCCCGCCGGGCGCCCGAATTCACCCGCACCGGTCTCAGCCCCGCCCCCTGGCAGCCCTGGACCCCGCTCGGCGTCTGGCTCGCCACCCACCTGCTGTTCGCCGGCTTCCCGGCCAAGCTCTGGCGCGAGCAGGCGATACGGCACCTCGGTCCCGGCGCCGTCGGCCTGTTCGCCACGGACGGCCCCGGCACCGCGGGCAGCAACGGCTGGCTGGTCTCCGGCGCCCGTACCGCCACCGGGCACGCCCTGATCGCCGGCGACCCGCACCGCTTCATCGAGGACCCCGGCGTCTACCAGCAGATCCGCCTCGCCTGCCCCGAGTTCGACGTCGTCGGCCTGGCCGTGCCCGGCGTCCCCGGCATCCCCCACTTCGGCCACACCGGCACGGTCGCCTGGGCCATCACCAACGCCATGGCCGACTACCAGGACCTCTACCGCGAACGCCTGCGCCGCACCGGCGCGGGCGTCCAGGCCCTCGGCCCCGACGGCCACTGGCACCGGGCGGCCCGGCACACGGAGACGGTGGAGATCGCGGGAGAGCCACCGATCGAGACCGAGATCATCGAGACGGAGAGAGGACCGGTGATCGTCGGCGGGCCGGAGGGCCTGGAGGCGCGCAACACCGCTTCCGCAGATGAGGACAGCCCGCTGGAGCCCGGCGGGAACCCCGCCCTGGCCCTGCGCTACCCGCCCCGCGTCACCGCGGACCTCGGCTTCGGCGCCCTGCTCCCCCTCCTCAGGGCCCGTACGGTGAGGGACGTCGACCGCGCCCTGGACGCCTGGGCCGAGCCCGTCAACGTCGTACAGGCCGCCGACGCCCACGGCCGCACCCTCCACCGCGTCGCCGGCCGCGTCCCGGTCCGCGCGCAGGCCAACCGCCTCCACCCGGTCCCCGCCTGGCAGCCCGGCCACGACTGGCAGGGCTGGCACGAGACGCCGTACGGCCCCGTCGAGGACGGCATCGCGGTGATGGCCAACCAGCGCGGCCCGGCCACCCCCCTCGGCGTGGAGTTCGCCCCACCGCACCGCGCCGACCGCATCCGCGCCCTCCTCGACGCGCGCCGCACCTGGACCGCCGACGCCATGCCGGTGATCCACACCGACACCCACCTCGCCTCCGCCGCCCCGCTCCTGGACCAGCTCGCCGCGCTCGACGGCCTCACCCCCGCCGCGGCCCGCCTGCGCGACCGTCTGCTCGCCTGGAACCGGCACATGGACGCCGACAGCACCGACGCGGCCGCCTACGCGGCGCTGCGCGGCGCGGTCGTACGCCGGCTCGCCGCCCACCCGGTGTTCGCCCCGCTCGCCGAGCCCCCGGCCTGCCCGGAGGTCCTGCTCCCCTGGCTGGCCCTCGTCCCGCGCCTCGGCCACGCCCTCGAACACCTGCTGTCCGCCGAGGAGTTGTACGGCATCGACCGCCCGGCCGCGGTCCGCGCCGCCCTGGAGGAAGTGGCCGCCGAGCCGCCGGCCGGCACCTGGTCCGACACCCACCGCCTCGCCGCCTGGCGCGCACTGCCGTACCCGGAAGGGCAGGGGGACACGGCACCCGGACTCGCGGGCGACCACGACTGCGTGCTGTGCACCTCCGCCGTCCCCGGTCTCACCGACCGCGCGGCCCGCGGCCCTGCCGCCCGCTACGTCTGGGACCTCGCCGACCGGGCGGGCAGCCGCTGGGTGGTCCCTTTCGGCGCCGACGGTGTCCCCGGCAGCCCGCACCACCACGACCAACTCCCCTTGTGGCTCCAGGGGGAACTGGTCCCCGTCGTCACCGACTGGGCCCTGCTCACCCCCGACCCCACCGAGGAGATCCGATGA
- a CDS encoding GNAT family N-acetyltransferase gives MTDRTDLHEQHVDGFGTVRIRPLDPASDADVVHRWVSEERAVFWGMHGLTRDQVAEIYAHMAGLDTHHAHLVTKDGVPVALFQTYEPAADRVGECYEVRPGDLGVHVLLAPAGPGGPHPGWSSALLTVLTTYALRTLDRRRLVVDPDVRNTGAIARFERQGFVSGPVVVLPEVDLPDVYLPEKHAQLAFLERGTAFPG, from the coding sequence ATGACCGACCGCACCGACCTCCACGAACAGCACGTCGACGGCTTCGGCACCGTCCGCATCCGCCCCCTCGACCCGGCCTCCGACGCGGACGTCGTCCACCGCTGGGTGAGCGAGGAACGCGCCGTCTTCTGGGGCATGCACGGCCTCACCCGGGACCAGGTCGCCGAGATCTACGCCCACATGGCCGGCCTCGACACCCACCACGCCCACCTCGTCACCAAGGACGGCGTACCGGTGGCCCTGTTCCAGACGTACGAGCCGGCCGCGGACCGGGTCGGCGAGTGCTACGAGGTCCGCCCCGGCGACCTGGGCGTCCACGTCCTCCTCGCCCCGGCCGGCCCCGGCGGGCCGCACCCGGGCTGGAGTTCGGCGCTGCTGACCGTGCTGACGACGTACGCGCTGCGGACCCTGGACCGGCGCCGGCTCGTGGTCGACCCGGACGTGCGCAACACCGGGGCGATCGCCCGCTTCGAGCGCCAGGGCTTCGTGAGCGGCCCGGTGGTCGTCCTGCCCGAGGTGGACCTCCCCGACGTGTACCTGCCGGAGAAGCACGCCCAACTCGCCTTCCTGGAGCGCGGGACGGCCTTCCCCGGGTGA
- a CDS encoding copper resistance protein CopC yields MNEQGGRSARTHTEDPRRGRGRVLLRDRHRRRPGRLALLCAGLFLLVLGTAAPASAHAALRSTDPADGTLLRTAPRHVTLTFTESVGLLTDSFRVYDPANHRLRTGPAEHAPGRSDTARVSLPAKLADGTYTVAWRVVSADSHPVSGALTFSVGTRTATTVSPVPGDTQDPVTAALYNIARYLAYLSLALLLGTASFVAYCRPPTAAPLRTPVLAAAWTLIATTAALYLLRGSYEEGTSPSLSLNSLTHTATTRPGALLLARLTLMLAAGAGVALLRARRRRLPRRTTLTVAGAVSLPLALTWTAAEHASAGIQVPLAIAAATLHLLAMGAWLGGLAALLLTLRRTSPATVARFSRLASASVTVLVVTGVYQSWRGLGSWQALTDTTYGRTLLAKLAAVTVLLLTAACSRTWTTRLAGEPRPAVASVREPATVPPLPRPPQAPQPPERPAPAPPVHILRRSVLAEAAAGLVVLALTTLLTSTAPGRAAEEATESGTPSAGIPTASVTTIPFDVGTPGGHGKVQITLDPGRVGRTSVQAVVYGPDGGLSTVPELRITLTLPAQRLGPLDTRVTDRGGYWSSDSFDLPLPGTWTMKATVRVSDLDQVTVSAPVRVTR; encoded by the coding sequence ATGAATGAGCAGGGCGGCCGGTCCGCGCGTACTCATACGGAGGACCCGCGGCGAGGGAGGGGACGAGTGCTGCTGCGCGACCGACACCGGCGACGGCCGGGACGGCTGGCCCTGCTCTGCGCGGGGCTCTTCCTCCTCGTGCTCGGCACCGCGGCCCCCGCGTCCGCCCACGCGGCCCTGCGCTCGACCGACCCCGCCGACGGAACCCTCCTGCGCACGGCCCCCCGGCACGTCACCCTGACCTTCACCGAGTCGGTGGGTCTGCTCACCGACTCCTTCCGCGTCTACGACCCCGCCAACCACCGGCTGCGCACCGGCCCCGCCGAGCACGCCCCCGGCCGCTCGGACACGGCCCGTGTCTCCCTCCCCGCCAAGCTCGCCGACGGCACCTACACGGTGGCCTGGCGGGTGGTGTCCGCGGACAGCCACCCGGTGTCCGGCGCGCTCACCTTCTCGGTCGGCACGCGCACCGCGACGACCGTGAGCCCGGTCCCCGGAGACACGCAGGACCCCGTCACCGCGGCCCTGTACAACATCGCCCGCTACCTCGCCTACCTCTCCCTGGCCCTCCTCCTCGGCACGGCGTCGTTCGTGGCGTACTGCCGCCCGCCGACGGCGGCCCCGCTGCGCACCCCGGTGCTGGCCGCCGCCTGGACCCTCATCGCCACGACGGCCGCGCTGTACCTCCTGCGCGGCTCCTACGAGGAGGGCACCTCCCCCAGCCTCTCCCTGAACTCCCTCACGCACACGGCCACGACCCGCCCCGGCGCGCTCCTGCTCGCCCGGCTGACGCTGATGCTCGCGGCCGGCGCCGGGGTGGCGCTCCTGCGGGCCCGCCGCCGAAGGCTCCCGCGCCGTACGACGCTCACCGTGGCCGGGGCCGTCTCCCTCCCCCTCGCGCTGACCTGGACGGCGGCCGAACACGCCTCGGCGGGCATCCAGGTGCCCCTGGCCATCGCCGCCGCCACTCTCCATCTGCTGGCCATGGGGGCCTGGCTGGGCGGTCTGGCGGCCCTCCTGCTCACCCTGCGGCGCACCTCCCCGGCCACCGTGGCCCGCTTCTCCCGGCTGGCCTCCGCCTCGGTGACGGTGCTGGTCGTGACCGGCGTCTACCAGTCCTGGCGGGGCCTCGGCTCCTGGCAGGCGCTCACGGACACGACGTACGGCCGCACCCTGCTGGCCAAACTGGCGGCGGTCACCGTGCTGCTCCTGACGGCGGCCTGCTCCCGCACCTGGACGACCCGTCTGGCCGGGGAACCCCGGCCTGCCGTCGCCAGCGTCCGCGAACCGGCCACGGTCCCCCCGCTCCCGCGGCCCCCGCAGGCTCCGCAGCCCCCGGAACGCCCCGCCCCGGCCCCGCCCGTCCACATCCTGCGCCGCTCGGTGCTGGCGGAGGCGGCCGCCGGTCTGGTGGTGCTGGCCCTGACGACCCTGCTGACGAGCACGGCGCCCGGCCGCGCGGCCGAGGAGGCGACGGAGAGCGGAACCCCGTCGGCCGGTATCCCGACGGCCTCCGTCACCACGATCCCCTTCGACGTCGGCACCCCCGGCGGCCACGGCAAGGTCCAGATCACCCTGGACCCGGGCCGCGTCGGCCGCACCTCCGTCCAGGCGGTGGTCTACGGCCCCGACGGCGGCCTGTCCACGGTCCCCGAACTCCGTATCACCCTCACGCTGCCCGCCCAGCGTCTGGGCCCCCTCGACACCCGCGTCACCGACCGGGGCGGCTACTGGTCCAGCGACTCCTTCGACCTGCCCCTTCCCGGCACCTGGACGATGAAGGCGACGGTCCGGGTGTCGGACCTGGACCAGGTGACGGTGTCGGCTCCGGTGCGGGTGACGCGGTAG
- a CDS encoding ABC transporter permease produces the protein MRILWMELRRSPLRWWFPVLVALDVAVLFGRSQWWIGVWPQASAAAQIPAFYLGPFLAAYAAWASGRIHRLGFEDQHTAGTRPRWRVEVTHITAVAVYGGVAYLVGALVAAAVSYRDAGPGFLWPSYLLLGAALIVLCIAVGHIAGRWFPSAFATPVISGLACFLVVTMNGGPAKAGLFVLSGAPAVEVTPGRLAVRWGLALCAVAVAVLTPRSLSGYTGERGKLIARLPAIGSSALAVVCLAGVLTAGPVQTARANPSAPACTRTEPKICVWPEERMYLPRLEALARRVSALPPLIKSPSSFYEEGLRGDKGQDTDFSIFEGSMWEVADSMSIAISRTSTPPFCEAANSDADDRRMAAYFELDSWLAARISGAGQPSDIHGGPPGVDQRAIARLIKQPEPVQVDWVKKRIKVIEGTHCA, from the coding sequence ATGCGCATCCTCTGGATGGAGTTGCGGCGCTCTCCCCTTCGCTGGTGGTTCCCCGTCCTCGTCGCCCTGGACGTGGCGGTTCTCTTCGGACGGTCCCAGTGGTGGATCGGCGTCTGGCCGCAGGCCAGCGCGGCGGCCCAGATACCCGCCTTCTACCTCGGCCCGTTCCTGGCGGCCTACGCCGCCTGGGCCTCCGGCCGGATCCACCGGCTCGGCTTCGAGGACCAGCACACCGCGGGCACCAGGCCCCGATGGCGGGTCGAGGTCACGCACATCACGGCGGTCGCCGTCTACGGCGGCGTCGCCTACCTCGTGGGCGCCCTGGTCGCCGCGGCGGTCAGTTACCGCGACGCCGGACCCGGATTCCTGTGGCCCAGTTACCTCCTGCTGGGGGCGGCGCTCATCGTTCTGTGCATCGCTGTCGGCCACATCGCCGGGCGCTGGTTCCCGTCCGCTTTCGCCACCCCGGTGATCTCCGGTCTGGCCTGCTTCCTGGTGGTGACCATGAACGGCGGCCCGGCGAAGGCCGGCCTGTTCGTGCTCTCCGGCGCCCCCGCCGTGGAAGTGACTCCGGGGCGTCTCGCCGTGCGCTGGGGGCTCGCGCTCTGCGCGGTGGCCGTCGCCGTTCTCACGCCCCGCAGTCTGTCCGGGTACACCGGTGAACGCGGGAAGCTGATCGCCAGGCTGCCGGCCATCGGCAGCTCGGCGCTGGCCGTCGTGTGCCTGGCGGGCGTGCTCACGGCAGGCCCCGTGCAGACGGCGCGGGCCAATCCGAGCGCTCCGGCGTGCACGCGTACCGAGCCGAAGATCTGCGTGTGGCCCGAGGAGCGCATGTACCTGCCGCGGCTCGAGGCGCTGGCACGGCGCGTGTCGGCACTGCCGCCCCTCATCAAGTCCCCCTCGTCGTTCTACGAGGAGGGGCTGAGGGGCGACAAGGGGCAGGACACCGACTTCTCGATCTTCGAAGGGTCCATGTGGGAGGTGGCCGACAGCATGTCCATCGCGATCTCCCGGACGTCCACCCCGCCCTTCTGCGAGGCGGCGAACAGCGACGCCGACGACCGGCGCATGGCGGCGTACTTCGAGCTCGACTCGTGGCTGGCGGCCCGGATCTCCGGCGCCGGGCAGCCGTCCGACATCCACGGCGGGCCGCCCGGTGTCGACCAGCGGGCGATCGCACGGCTGATCAAGCAGCCCGAGCCGGTACAGGTGGACTGGGTGAAGAAGCGGATCAAGGTGATCGAGGGTACGCACTGTGCTTGA
- a CDS encoding ATP-binding cassette domain-containing protein, translated as MGPIASLSGIAQGYGRHQVITGLHWDLDVGVHGLLGPNGAGKTTLLRTLATVAPPQEGTLEICGTKVHSERSARSARPLIGYLPQEFGYFPSFSVYDFVRYSAWLRGIPDGEAHDAARKAIASVLLEERSQARMKSLSGGMLRRAGIAAAIVGSPRLLLLDEPTVGLDPEQRLQFRELIRSLTGSAIVLSTHLVEDVAAVCDQVVVMQSGRFLFRGTPEALAGHSRSGVAGDSPLERGYMAALSGQGELS; from the coding sequence GTGGGACCGATCGCATCGCTGTCGGGAATCGCCCAGGGCTACGGCCGGCACCAGGTGATCACCGGACTCCACTGGGATCTCGACGTGGGGGTCCATGGACTTCTGGGCCCCAACGGCGCGGGAAAGACGACACTTCTCCGCACTCTTGCCACGGTCGCGCCTCCACAGGAGGGGACCCTGGAGATCTGCGGCACCAAGGTGCACTCCGAGCGGTCGGCGAGGTCGGCTCGCCCCTTGATCGGCTACCTGCCCCAGGAATTCGGATACTTTCCGTCCTTCTCCGTCTACGACTTCGTCAGGTACAGCGCGTGGCTGCGCGGAATTCCCGACGGTGAGGCCCACGACGCGGCCCGGAAGGCGATCGCGTCCGTCCTCCTCGAGGAACGGTCGCAGGCCAGGATGAAGTCCCTCTCCGGTGGCATGCTGCGCCGCGCGGGCATCGCCGCGGCCATCGTCGGCTCACCGCGACTCCTGCTCCTGGACGAGCCGACCGTCGGCCTGGACCCCGAACAGCGGCTGCAGTTCCGCGAACTGATCAGATCGCTGACGGGCTCGGCGATCGTCCTGAGCACCCACCTCGTCGAGGACGTGGCGGCCGTCTGCGACCAGGTCGTCGTCATGCAGTCCGGAAGGTTCCTCTTCCGCGGCACCCCGGAGGCCCTCGCGGGCCACAGCCGGTCGGGAGTGGCGGGCGACAGCCCGTTGGAGCGCGGGTACATGGCGGCCCTGTCGGGGCAGGGGGAGCTCTCCTGA
- a CDS encoding glycosyltransferase 87 family protein translates to MATAVRAPEPGATTAAESRRVERRWDWPVLVVCAVSALAVGLLSPADTSQEAWGLAAALGYGCAALVAARSSARWAPAPAVVAVAGAIVVPLLYLTVISKEQMEVGVVERAADLLFASGNPYNPTPHVVRDFNPYLPGMALFGIPHMLFGDAPFTSARLWFLAGFLAAVVAAIRVLANGRDGGAGRLGTPRGVTGRTGVLWLCACPVVALPLTIGGVDPPVIGLMCLALAFTQRGDAGRAGLALGAAAALKWTAWPAIPVLVAVLAVRGGRRAAVRCTAGALGVAVLAVLPVALAYSDAFYRNVVLYPFGLGPTASSAQSPLLGHLIAVLVPHGDAVTMALIALSAAGVGLSLVIRPPSSAVAGADRLALGLILAIVLSPATRIGYAIYPVVLLTWPRFTAALSGARRRGLAPQGPPAPRNST, encoded by the coding sequence ATGGCCACCGCCGTTCGCGCACCGGAGCCGGGCGCCACCACCGCCGCCGAGTCGCGTCGCGTCGAGCGACGGTGGGACTGGCCGGTGCTGGTGGTCTGCGCCGTGTCCGCGCTCGCGGTGGGCCTGCTCTCGCCCGCCGACACCTCGCAGGAGGCATGGGGACTGGCCGCCGCACTGGGTTACGGCTGTGCCGCACTGGTCGCGGCGAGGTCGTCCGCACGCTGGGCGCCGGCCCCGGCCGTGGTCGCGGTGGCCGGCGCGATCGTCGTGCCCCTGCTGTACCTGACGGTGATCAGCAAGGAGCAGATGGAGGTCGGCGTCGTGGAACGGGCCGCTGATCTGCTGTTCGCCTCCGGAAACCCGTACAACCCCACGCCGCACGTGGTGCGGGACTTCAATCCCTACCTCCCCGGCATGGCGCTCTTCGGCATACCGCACATGCTGTTCGGCGACGCTCCCTTCACCAGCGCCCGGTTGTGGTTCCTCGCCGGTTTCCTGGCGGCCGTGGTGGCCGCGATACGGGTGCTGGCCAACGGCCGGGACGGGGGCGCCGGCCGGCTCGGCACCCCGCGCGGAGTCACCGGCAGGACGGGCGTGCTGTGGCTGTGCGCCTGTCCCGTCGTCGCCCTGCCGCTCACCATCGGTGGCGTGGACCCGCCGGTCATCGGGCTGATGTGCCTGGCCCTGGCCTTCACCCAGCGGGGCGACGCCGGACGGGCCGGGCTGGCCCTGGGCGCGGCGGCCGCGCTGAAGTGGACCGCGTGGCCGGCCATCCCGGTGCTCGTCGCCGTACTGGCGGTGCGCGGCGGACGGCGGGCCGCGGTCAGGTGCACGGCCGGAGCCTTGGGTGTCGCCGTGCTCGCCGTTCTGCCGGTGGCCCTGGCGTACAGCGACGCCTTCTACCGCAACGTCGTTCTCTACCCGTTCGGTCTCGGTCCCACGGCATCGTCCGCGCAGAGTCCCTTGCTGGGCCATCTGATCGCCGTACTGGTTCCGCACGGCGATGCGGTCACCATGGCGCTCATCGCGCTGAGCGCCGCGGGTGTGGGCCTCTCGCTCGTGATCCGCCCGCCGTCGAGCGCCGTGGCCGGTGCCGACCGGCTGGCACTCGGTCTGATCCTGGCGATCGTGCTGTCCCCGGCGACCCGCATCGGCTACGCCATCTACCCGGTCGTCCTGCTGACGTGGCCGCGCTTCACCGCCGCCCTGTCCGGGGCGCGCCGCCGCGGCCTCGCCCCCCAGGGCCCCCCTGCGCCGCGGAATTCAACGTGA